The following are from one region of the Paenibacillus sabinae T27 genome:
- a CDS encoding ParB/RepB/Spo0J family partition protein, protein MSKRLGKGLDALIPSLSINEDDKVVEIPLSQLRANPYQPRKDFNEESIQELAESIRQHGVIQPIIVRSVVKGYEIIAGERRFRASQYCGKATIPAVVRSFTDQQVMEIALIENLQRENLNAMEVAVAYQGLMDQFSLTQEELSLKVGKSRSHIANFLRLLTLPEEVKDFVSRGTISMGHARAIVGLKEPELIKQLAQQCVDQQWSVRELEEAVKNLDRKPAGAAKAKTVKRDPYIDSVEETLRERFKTTVKIKQGKDKGKIELNYYSAQDLERLLELLGN, encoded by the coding sequence ATGAGTAAGCGTTTGGGAAAAGGATTGGATGCCTTAATCCCTTCCTTGTCCATTAACGAAGACGATAAAGTAGTCGAAATCCCTCTTTCTCAGCTGCGTGCCAATCCTTACCAGCCGCGCAAAGATTTTAATGAAGAGAGCATTCAGGAATTGGCCGAATCCATTCGTCAGCATGGCGTGATTCAGCCGATCATTGTACGCAGTGTCGTTAAAGGATATGAAATCATTGCCGGTGAACGCCGATTCCGCGCATCCCAATACTGCGGCAAAGCAACGATTCCGGCGGTGGTTCGCAGCTTTACCGACCAGCAGGTTATGGAAATTGCATTAATTGAAAATCTGCAGCGCGAGAATTTGAATGCCATGGAAGTAGCCGTAGCCTATCAGGGGCTGATGGATCAGTTCTCACTTACACAAGAAGAGCTTTCTTTAAAGGTCGGCAAATCACGCTCTCATATTGCGAATTTTCTGCGGCTGTTGACGCTGCCGGAAGAAGTGAAGGATTTTGTTTCACGTGGAACAATTTCCATGGGGCATGCACGGGCGATTGTTGGATTGAAGGAGCCGGAGCTGATCAAGCAGTTGGCACAGCAATGTGTCGATCAACAGTGGAGTGTACGAGAGCTGGAAGAAGCGGTGAAAAATTTGGATCGCAAACCGGCAGGGGCAGCCAAAGCTAAAACGGTTAAACGCGATCCTTACATTGATAGTGTGGAAGAAACTTTGCGGGAGCGATTCAAAACAACCGTAAAGATTAAACAGGGGAAAGATAAAGGTAAGATTGAGTTGAACTATTACAGTGCTCAGGATTTGGAACGCCTCCTAGAACTGCTCGGAAATTAA
- a CDS encoding ParA family protein yields the protein MSKIIAIANQKGGVGKTTTSVNLGAGLATLGKRVLLVDIDPQGNTTSGVGINKADVENCIYNILIDEIAPHEAILETKIDGLHIIPATIQLAGAEIELVSTISRELRLKKALGLVKQQYDYIIIDCPPSLGILTINSLTAADSVIIPIQCEYYALEGLSQLLNTVRLVQKNLNPHLRIEGVLLTMLDARTNLGIQVIEEVKKYFQEKVYRTIIPRNIRLSEAPSHGQSIITYDPRSKGAEVYTELAKEVVSYE from the coding sequence GTGTCCAAAATTATTGCCATAGCAAATCAAAAAGGCGGTGTCGGTAAAACAACGACTTCTGTAAACCTGGGTGCCGGTTTGGCTACTTTGGGCAAAAGGGTACTGCTTGTTGACATTGACCCACAGGGAAACACCACAAGCGGTGTTGGCATAAACAAAGCAGATGTGGAAAACTGCATTTATAACATTTTGATTGATGAAATTGCCCCGCATGAAGCCATCCTGGAGACGAAGATCGACGGTCTGCATATTATCCCGGCAACGATTCAACTGGCAGGTGCGGAAATTGAATTGGTATCCACCATTTCCAGAGAGCTGCGGCTAAAGAAGGCGCTTGGACTGGTGAAACAGCAATATGATTACATTATTATTGATTGCCCGCCATCTTTGGGTATCCTTACCATCAACTCACTGACAGCGGCCGATTCGGTTATCATTCCGATTCAATGCGAGTATTATGCGCTTGAAGGTTTGAGTCAGCTGTTGAATACCGTTAGACTGGTTCAGAAAAACTTGAATCCTCATTTAAGAATTGAAGGCGTCCTTCTGACAATGCTGGATGCGCGGACCAATCTGGGCATTCAGGTCATTGAAGAAGTTAAAAAATATTTTCAGGAAAAAGTGTATCGGACGATTATCCCTCGCAACATCAGATTGAGTGAAGCCCCATCTCATGGACAATCCATCATTACTTACGATCCGCGTTCCAAGGGAGCGGAAGTGTATACCGAGTTGGCAAAGGAAGTGGTATCTTATGAGTAA
- the noc gene encoding nucleoid occlusion protein: MKEQFTRLFGFTERSSGEEIKQIPVNEVISSPYQPRTIFDDEKIDELCQTIKTHGVIQPIVVRMKDSQYEIIAGERRWRAVKKLGMESIPAIIRDFNNSQAASIALIENLQREGLTSIEEAIAYQKLIDLHQLTQESLAQRLGKSQSTIANKIRLLQLPEEVKAALMERKITERHARSLLSLDSEEMQLKVLGEIISKGLNVKQTEARIAFYKEASKIKKAKRISYTKDVRLALNTIRQSIEMVTGSGMEIKTSENDRGDHYEILIQIPKK, translated from the coding sequence ATGAAAGAACAATTCACCAGACTGTTTGGATTTACCGAACGAAGCAGCGGAGAAGAGATTAAACAAATCCCGGTCAATGAAGTCATCAGCAGTCCTTATCAGCCACGAACGATTTTTGATGATGAGAAGATCGATGAGCTATGCCAGACGATTAAGACCCACGGAGTTATTCAACCGATTGTCGTCCGCATGAAGGATTCTCAATATGAGATCATAGCGGGGGAACGTCGCTGGCGGGCGGTTAAGAAATTGGGGATGGAGAGCATTCCAGCAATCATCCGGGATTTCAACAACTCGCAGGCAGCCTCGATTGCACTCATCGAAAATTTACAGCGCGAAGGACTCACTTCCATCGAAGAAGCGATCGCATATCAGAAGCTGATCGATTTGCACCAGTTGACCCAGGAGAGTCTCGCGCAGCGTCTCGGTAAAAGCCAATCCACCATTGCCAACAAAATCCGGCTTCTTCAGCTGCCGGAAGAGGTTAAAGCGGCTTTGATGGAACGAAAAATCACGGAAAGGCATGCGCGATCCCTATTGTCGCTCGATAGCGAAGAAATGCAGCTTAAGGTTCTTGGAGAGATTATTTCCAAGGGATTGAACGTCAAGCAGACCGAAGCGCGCATCGCTTTTTATAAGGAAGCATCCAAGATCAAGAAAGCGAAACGCATTTCTTATACGAAGGATGTACGATTGGCCCTGAATACGATTCGCCAATCCATAGAAATGGTCACCGGCTCCGGCATGGAAATTAAGACCTCCGAGAATGACCGCGGCGACCATTATGAGATTTTGATTCAAATTCCAAAAAAATAA